TGAAGCAGACAAAGCAGACCTTACTGAAGATCGCTGAGCTTCTAAAAAATGATGAACTCAAATCTAAAATAGAAAAATACTGCGCAGAGAAAGAGGAGGCAACATATGCTGAGCTTGAGCCTTATCTTCCTGTGCTTAAAGGTAAAAAAGTACTTGTTTATACAGGCGGCGTAAAAAGCTGGTCTGTGCTCCATCAGTTGGAAGAGCTTGGGATGGAAGTTATTAAATCCAGCACAAGAAAATCAACGGAAGAGGATATAGACAGGATCCTCGACCACTTCGAAGGCGACCAGTCTGCCCTTATGCCAAAGGGGGATGGAAGAACGATCCTGAACCTGATCAAAGAGCATAACGCACATCTCCTTTTGGCAGGGGGCAGAAATATGTATAACGCAATGAAAGAGCAGATACCGTTTCTGGATGTAAATCAGGAGCGCCATTTTGCTTTCGCAGGTTATGAAGGTATGGTGGAGCTCGCCAGACACATGGCATATACGCTGACTTCTCCTGTTTTTGACGTTGCACACAGCAAAGCCCCGTGGGAGGTGATGTAGTGGTCAGAGTTATAGAAAAACCATTAAGTGTTAACCCTCTGAAGAAGAGTCAGGTGATGGGGGCTGTTACAGTTTTCCTCGGTATAGATTCATGTATGCCTCTGGTGCACGGTTCACAGGGGTGTATGGCTTTTACAAAGAATTTCCTCACTCAGCACTACAGAGAGGTTACACCCATGCAGAGTACTGCTGTGTTCGACATAGCAACCATTCTGGGTGACGATTCTAATCTGCAGGATGGGCTCAAAAATGTCATTGATAAGCTTAAACCTAAGGTGATAGGGCTTGTGACGACTGGCATGACTGAGACCAGAGGGGACGACATCAAAGCTGTTCTTTCAAGATTCAGAGAAAAATATCCTGACTATGCAGATACTGTTATTGTGCCTGTCAGTACGCCTGATTTTGCCGGTGATGCTGAGACAGGTTATGCAGAGGCAGTGGCGCAGATTCTGACCGTGGCTGTAAAACCGGAGGCTGGAAAAGAATATAAAGATAAGAAGTGCATCAATATACTTGCGGGGATGCACCTTAACGCCGCAGACATCGACTGGCTGAAAAGGCTGTTTGCCGATTTCGGGCTGGATGCTTTTGTACTTCCCGATCTTGCGTCTACAATGGGCGGACAGGTCACAAGGTTTTACTCTCTGCCGGAAGAGGGCGCTAGGCTTTCTGATATCGAGAGTGCAGGCTGTGCAGATTTTTCAATTGCTGTTGGCGCAAGTATGGAAAAAGCTGCTGATGT
This window of the Denitrovibrio acetiphilus DSM 12809 genome carries:
- the nifN gene encoding nitrogenase iron-molybdenum cofactor biosynthesis protein NifN, with protein sequence MVRVIEKPLSVNPLKKSQVMGAVTVFLGIDSCMPLVHGSQGCMAFTKNFLTQHYREVTPMQSTAVFDIATILGDDSNLQDGLKNVIDKLKPKVIGLVTTGMTETRGDDIKAVLSRFREKYPDYADTVIVPVSTPDFAGDAETGYAEAVAQILTVAVKPEAGKEYKDKKCINILAGMHLNAADIDWLKRLFADFGLDAFVLPDLASTMGGQVTRFYSLPEEGARLSDIESAGCADFSIAVGASMEKAADVLLENHSVPYKKFDTLMGVKATDELLSWLIDYTGKPVPEWVKIERKRAVDAMLDAHFSFGGKTCSIAGEPDLLYGFGKFLSEEFGIKLECLVTTAKTGHFETLKADNIIFGDLGDLEENIGKSDFIIANTNAEHICKRKKLPLYKAGYPVKETLGHFHRNFIGYRGAMQLAFDIGNICLEKDIEKSHKI